Proteins encoded in a region of the Balnearium lithotrophicum genome:
- the proB gene encoding glutamate 5-kinase: protein MFRRARRIVVKVGSQLLAGETGLNREFILNVASQIAKLKEAGREVILVSSGAVLAGIKALGFNRKPFSLAEKQALSAIGQPYLLAEYRRAFKEFGVEVAQVLLTAEDLRSKERFLNARNTFESLLKFGVVPIVNENDTVSTEEIQIGDNDNLSAHVSVVVEAELLIMLTTAKGIYDKDPLKNPDARLIPVVEDERELFRVCDFSCKTSFGTGGMGTKVEAALKAVKKGIPVIVAGGNEDNVLQRIVNGERLGTLFLPKKVLRAKGYRILYLMEPKGKIFVDRGAEEAIVNFGKSLLSKGIKHWEGEFRKGDAVEVYSERGELIGKGISRCSSSEIEKKKVCIHRDDFVLIKEGV, encoded by the coding sequence GTAGTTAAGGTAGGTTCTCAGCTTTTAGCTGGCGAAACCGGACTGAACAGGGAGTTTATTCTTAACGTAGCCTCTCAAATTGCCAAGTTAAAGGAGGCAGGGAGAGAAGTTATTCTGGTAAGTTCTGGGGCAGTCCTTGCAGGTATAAAGGCCTTAGGTTTTAACAGGAAGCCCTTTTCACTTGCCGAAAAACAGGCTCTCTCTGCAATCGGTCAACCATATCTCCTTGCAGAGTACAGGAGAGCCTTTAAGGAGTTTGGTGTTGAGGTTGCCCAGGTTCTCCTGACTGCAGAGGATTTAAGGTCTAAGGAGAGATTTTTAAATGCAAGGAATACGTTTGAATCCCTCCTGAAGTTTGGAGTCGTCCCCATTGTTAATGAAAACGATACAGTTTCAACGGAGGAGATTCAGATTGGCGACAACGACAATCTATCTGCCCACGTTTCAGTTGTCGTCGAGGCTGAACTCCTCATTATGCTAACAACTGCAAAGGGTATATACGATAAAGACCCTCTTAAAAATCCCGATGCAAGGCTGATTCCCGTTGTTGAGGATGAGAGGGAGCTCTTTAGGGTATGCGACTTTTCCTGTAAAACCTCCTTCGGCACTGGAGGTATGGGAACAAAGGTTGAGGCTGCATTAAAGGCTGTAAAAAAGGGAATTCCCGTTATTGTTGCAGGAGGAAACGAAGATAACGTTCTTCAGAGAATTGTAAATGGAGAGAGATTGGGAACCCTATTCCTGCCGAAGAAGGTTTTGAGGGCAAAGGGATACAGAATTCTCTATTTGATGGAGCCAAAGGGGAAAATTTTCGTAGATAGGGGAGCAGAAGAGGCCATTGTAAACTTTGGAAAGAGTTTACTTTCAAAGGGGATTAAACACTGGGAGGGCGAATTTAGAAAGGGCGATGCCGTAGAGGTCTATTCAGAAAGGGGAGAGTTGATAGGAAAGGGAATTTCAAGGTGCAGCAGTAGCGAGATTGAGAAGAAAAAGGTTTGCATCCACAGGGACGACTTTGTACTGATAAAGGAAGGAGTATAA
- a CDS encoding YihY/virulence factor BrkB family protein — MMICRKFLRKNSFISYLIFAVCDLFESDYMFYAASIAYYTLMSIIPLFIFLFFLGMVIFHTNFQEFIPKEFLNSPLKPIINQINQVINSSGIISGTAALVMLWFSRGIFLSIERSFCEILRVDNPAGFIYRHLVIVLVILLLWALMFMFYVAHYLLAFLLPQFPALSFLSSLVAPLLLFIILLSIYYFLLPISLPISFMVRISLIVFFLLALFERFFVWFIVNVSKVSILYSSFAAVIIFLLWIYYSATVILLGVGIVKGKVIAEGEVNENSKESKGDAGDRN; from the coding sequence ATGATGATATGTAGGAAATTCCTTAGAAAGAACTCCTTTATTTCTTATCTAATTTTTGCCGTCTGTGACCTGTTTGAGTCGGACTACATGTTCTATGCTGCCTCGATAGCTTACTATACCTTAATGTCAATAATTCCCCTTTTTATATTTCTCTTTTTCTTAGGAATGGTCATTTTTCATACAAATTTTCAAGAGTTCATTCCAAAGGAGTTTTTGAACTCCCCTTTAAAGCCGATAATCAACCAGATAAACCAGGTAATTAACAGTTCAGGAATAATAAGTGGAACGGCAGCTCTTGTAATGCTCTGGTTTTCAAGAGGAATATTTCTTTCTATTGAAAGGTCATTCTGTGAGATTTTAAGGGTAGACAACCCTGCCGGTTTTATTTACAGGCACTTAGTTATAGTTCTCGTAATACTTTTGCTTTGGGCTCTTATGTTCATGTTCTATGTAGCCCACTATCTACTTGCCTTTCTGCTTCCTCAGTTTCCAGCCCTCTCCTTTTTATCTTCACTTGTAGCACCGTTACTTCTATTTATCATTCTACTGTCCATATACTACTTCCTCCTGCCTATATCCCTTCCCATTTCATTTATGGTTAGAATCTCACTAATTGTTTTTTTCCTCCTTGCACTCTTTGAGAGGTTTTTCGTTTGGTTCATAGTTAACGTCTCAAAGGTGAGTATTCTCTACAGTTCCTTTGCTGCGGTAATAATTTTTCTCCTTTGGATATACTACTCTGCAACCGTTATACTCTTAGGTGTAGGAATTGTCAAAGGAAAGGTAATTGCAGAGGGAGAGGTCAATGAGAATAGTAAAGAAAGTAAAGGAGATGCAGGGGATAGGAACTAA
- the panC gene encoding pantoate--beta-alanine ligase → MRIVKKVKEMQGIGTNLLKTGKEVGFVPTMGYLHEGHLSLIRRARRENDVVIVSVFVNPTQFGPNEDFDRYPRNLERDAELCRKEGVDFLFNPSDDEMYPEGFSTFVEVGGLTESLCGRSRPGHFRGVATVVTKLLNIVRPTRAYFGEKDFQQLQVIKRLVRDLNIPVEIVGCPIVREKDGLAMSSRNVYLSEEERESALSLYRGLKLAKELFENGERNPEVIKEKVRDFILSHPKTKIDYVEIVSPESLKPVCKVKEGDVIALAVFVGNTRLIDNYTFGREL, encoded by the coding sequence ATGAGAATAGTAAAGAAAGTAAAGGAGATGCAGGGGATAGGAACTAACCTCCTTAAAACCGGAAAGGAGGTCGGCTTTGTTCCTACAATGGGTTACCTTCATGAGGGCCACTTAAGTCTTATAAGAAGGGCAAGGAGAGAAAATGACGTTGTAATCGTTAGTGTGTTTGTTAACCCTACTCAATTTGGCCCGAACGAAGACTTTGATAGGTATCCAAGGAATTTAGAGAGGGATGCAGAGCTTTGTAGGAAGGAAGGAGTTGATTTTCTCTTTAACCCTTCCGATGATGAAATGTACCCTGAGGGTTTCTCAACATTTGTTGAAGTAGGAGGCTTAACTGAGAGTTTGTGTGGAAGGAGCCGACCGGGACACTTTAGGGGTGTTGCAACAGTTGTAACGAAGCTTTTAAACATTGTTCGGCCAACAAGAGCTTACTTTGGAGAAAAGGACTTTCAGCAACTTCAGGTTATAAAAAGGCTTGTTAGGGATTTGAACATTCCTGTTGAAATAGTAGGATGCCCAATTGTTAGGGAAAAGGATGGTCTTGCTATGAGTTCGAGAAATGTATACCTCTCGGAGGAAGAGAGGGAATCGGCACTCTCCCTCTACAGAGGATTGAAACTTGCAAAGGAGCTCTTTGAAAACGGGGAAAGGAATCCTGAGGTAATAAAGGAAAAAGTCAGAGACTTTATCCTTTCACACCCTAAGACAAAAATTGACTATGTAGAAATCGTTTCCCCGGAGAGCTTGAAACCTGTATGTAAAGTGAAGGAAGGGGATGTAATAGCTCTTGCTGTCTTTGTAGGAAATACGAGGCTTATAGATAACTACACGTTTGGAAGGGAACTCTAA
- a CDS encoding secondary thiamine-phosphate synthase enzyme YjbQ, with protein sequence MVYEITLKTTGRDQFIDITRQVESVVLQSGVKKGICVIYVPHTTAGVTINENADPTVRKDIIKTLDKLIPWREPFYEHAEGNSAAHIKSSLIGCNQTVIIQEGRLLLGTWQGIYFCEFDGPRTRRVFVKVIPE encoded by the coding sequence ATGGTCTACGAAATAACATTAAAAACTACAGGAAGAGACCAGTTTATAGATATTACAAGACAGGTGGAATCAGTGGTTCTTCAGTCTGGGGTAAAGAAGGGAATTTGCGTTATTTACGTTCCCCATACTACTGCAGGAGTTACGATTAACGAAAATGCAGACCCAACGGTAAGAAAGGATATTATTAAAACTTTGGATAAGCTAATTCCCTGGAGAGAACCATTTTACGAGCATGCTGAAGGGAACTCTGCGGCCCACATAAAGTCCTCCCTTATAGGGTGCAACCAGACGGTAATCATTCAGGAAGGAAGGCTCCTCCTTGGAACTTGGCAGGGAATCTACTTCTGTGAATTTGACGGTCCCAGGACGAGAAGGGTTTTTGTGAAGGTAATTCCAGAGTAA
- a CDS encoding MTH1187 family thiamine-binding protein, which yields MSVLVEFAMFPTDKGESVSSYVSRIIKMIDESGIPYRLTPMGTVFETETMDEALSIIKKAYELLEPDCNRVYSVVKFDIRKGRSNRLEQKIRSVERKLGKEVKK from the coding sequence ATGTCCGTCTTGGTCGAATTTGCAATGTTTCCTACAGATAAGGGTGAAAGTGTAAGCTCCTACGTTTCAAGAATAATTAAAATGATAGATGAGAGCGGCATTCCTTACAGGTTAACCCCTATGGGAACTGTTTTTGAAACAGAAACTATGGATGAAGCCCTTTCCATAATTAAGAAAGCTTACGAGCTTCTGGAACCCGACTGTAATAGAGTATATTCCGTTGTAAAGTTTGATATAAGGAAAGGAAGGTCAAACAGACTGGAGCAAAAGATAAGGTCAGTTGAGAGAAAATTAGGGAAAGAGGTAAAAAAGTAG
- a CDS encoding helicase HerA domain-containing protein: protein MERKTIGVCVGEITTSEAEFISGSKVALGDYVELSYDGYNVLGFVKEIKRLNRSLTSELDPEDVEKVRKFSKGNSIFYGKVSILGDPDRRMFIPRIPPEPGTVIYEASSETLKKVFGEEGESKIEVGNLLTRPEVSVYIDVNSIVTRHLAVLAITGGGKSNTVSVILEGLLEKDGTILVFDMHGEYVNFEMEKNGALVVKRIDLFLNPVKLSYHEFRLFANVDDSAYIQDRYLRRAFKETIEAISDGTIQAEEFWGYLEGKLTEWANDENYKDDRKSITGVLNKVEDMKEAYGELFALNQSPIVEQIEFGRLNVIDLSHVDEKIADIVVSHVLRNVLDARKRFIREGNGLEFPLFMVLEEAHILASSTINTRSRYWISRIAREGRKFGLGLCLVTQRPKALDSNALSQANNMIILRLVEPGDQRHVQQASESLSADLVNQLPSLNVGEALLMGQMISVPALVKIRLARAKRGGNDINAVEEWKKYRERKSKVNSVLDSILDPEF, encoded by the coding sequence ATGGAAAGAAAAACGATAGGCGTTTGTGTAGGGGAAATTACAACTTCGGAAGCTGAGTTTATAAGTGGTAGTAAGGTAGCTTTAGGTGACTACGTTGAACTTAGTTACGATGGCTACAACGTTTTAGGTTTTGTTAAGGAGATTAAGAGGCTCAACCGCTCTTTGACAAGTGAGTTAGACCCTGAGGACGTTGAAAAGGTCAGAAAGTTCTCAAAGGGGAATTCAATTTTTTACGGAAAGGTATCAATACTTGGGGACCCAGATAGGAGGATGTTTATTCCAAGGATACCACCTGAGCCCGGAACGGTTATCTACGAAGCAAGTAGCGAGACACTAAAGAAGGTCTTTGGAGAGGAGGGAGAGAGCAAGATAGAGGTGGGGAACCTATTAACAAGACCTGAGGTTTCAGTTTATATAGATGTCAACAGCATAGTTACAAGGCACCTTGCGGTTCTTGCAATAACGGGAGGAGGAAAGTCAAACACTGTCTCGGTAATTCTTGAAGGACTCTTGGAGAAGGATGGAACTATCCTCGTTTTTGATATGCACGGAGAGTACGTAAACTTTGAAATGGAGAAGAACGGAGCTCTCGTTGTCAAAAGAATTGACCTTTTTCTCAATCCTGTTAAGCTGAGCTATCACGAGTTTAGGCTCTTTGCAAACGTTGACGACAGTGCCTACATACAGGACAGGTACTTAAGGAGAGCTTTTAAAGAAACGATAGAGGCAATTTCAGATGGAACTATTCAAGCTGAGGAATTCTGGGGTTACCTTGAGGGAAAACTAACCGAGTGGGCAAACGATGAAAACTATAAGGACGATAGAAAGTCAATAACCGGGGTTCTTAACAAGGTTGAGGATATGAAGGAGGCCTACGGGGAGCTCTTTGCCCTCAACCAGTCACCGATAGTAGAACAGATAGAGTTTGGAAGGTTAAATGTGATAGACCTTTCCCACGTTGATGAGAAGATTGCAGACATTGTTGTAAGTCACGTTTTAAGAAACGTCCTTGATGCAAGAAAGAGGTTCATTAGGGAAGGAAACGGATTGGAGTTTCCCCTCTTTATGGTTCTTGAGGAGGCCCACATACTTGCTTCATCAACGATAAACACCCGCTCACGGTACTGGATTTCAAGGATTGCGAGGGAAGGTAGGAAGTTTGGCCTCGGCCTGTGTTTGGTTACTCAAAGACCGAAAGCCTTGGATTCAAACGCACTCTCCCAGGCAAACAACATGATAATCTTAAGGCTTGTGGAACCGGGAGACCAGAGACACGTTCAGCAGGCTTCAGAGTCCCTAAGTGCCGACCTCGTCAACCAGCTTCCCTCTCTAAACGTTGGAGAGGCTCTCCTCATGGGACAGATGATTTCAGTTCCCGCACTTGTGAAGATAAGATTGGCAAGAGCAAAGAGGGGAGGAAACGACATAAATGCCGTTGAGGAGTGGAAAAAGTACAGAGAGAGGAAAAGTAAGGTAAACTCTGTTCTTGACAGCATTTTAGACCCGGAGTTTTAG
- a CDS encoding cation diffusion facilitator family transporter: protein MEIIREKRKVALYSVFVNLFLTVLKLSAGLVSSSHSLIADGIHSLADLAASLSVYAGIVMANMKVKEFPYGLYKVENFVSLLSAFAIFFAGYEILKETFFEGSSHRIENLPVAVGAVLITILVTYFFSKFERRKGEELNSPSLIADSEHIKTDMFSALVVLVGVVGSYLGYPIVEKVAVLIIVLFIFHAGYEILIEALKVLLDASIDRDSLERIRKLLLSHPLVKEVKEITGRSSGSYKFIEAEVKVGTNDLKRAHRVVHEVEAKVKREVPFIEKIIIHFEPEEREEKKYAIFVSGNRVCSKFAECPQVLILEREGNQWRRVEVFENPAVKIKYGRCIELVELLAKKGVNCVAVNNLPLGKGVIYALSAYGMGMKLIPKDDLDEFLEELKRNPHCEPPLAVWNTYTCDIGGEVEGSGLDREGQG, encoded by the coding sequence ATGGAAATCATTAGGGAAAAGAGGAAAGTTGCTCTATACTCTGTTTTTGTAAATCTCTTTCTGACTGTTCTTAAACTCTCAGCCGGTTTGGTTTCAAGTTCTCATTCTCTTATTGCAGATGGAATTCACTCTCTGGCAGACCTTGCAGCCTCCCTCTCGGTCTATGCAGGTATAGTTATGGCAAATATGAAGGTTAAAGAGTTTCCCTACGGCCTCTACAAGGTTGAAAACTTTGTTTCCCTTCTAAGTGCATTTGCTATATTCTTTGCAGGTTATGAAATTCTAAAGGAAACCTTCTTTGAGGGGAGCTCCCACAGGATAGAAAACCTCCCCGTTGCTGTAGGTGCAGTTCTGATAACCATCCTCGTAACCTACTTCTTTTCAAAATTTGAGAGAAGAAAGGGGGAGGAACTTAACTCTCCAAGTCTTATAGCCGATTCGGAGCACATTAAGACAGATATGTTCTCAGCCCTCGTCGTTTTAGTTGGAGTTGTCGGAAGTTACTTAGGATATCCCATCGTTGAAAAGGTAGCCGTTCTAATCATTGTCCTCTTTATCTTCCACGCAGGTTACGAAATTCTCATTGAGGCATTAAAGGTTTTGTTGGATGCTTCAATTGACAGAGATAGCCTCGAGAGGATAAGGAAATTGCTGCTCTCCCATCCCCTTGTTAAGGAGGTTAAGGAGATAACTGGAAGGAGCTCCGGCAGTTACAAGTTCATCGAGGCAGAGGTAAAGGTTGGAACGAACGACCTTAAAAGGGCTCACAGAGTAGTTCACGAGGTTGAGGCTAAGGTTAAGAGGGAGGTTCCATTTATAGAGAAGATAATTATCCACTTTGAACCTGAGGAGAGGGAGGAAAAGAAGTACGCTATTTTTGTCTCTGGAAACAGGGTTTGCAGTAAGTTTGCAGAGTGCCCCCAAGTTCTCATTCTTGAAAGGGAGGGCAACCAGTGGAGGAGGGTAGAGGTTTTTGAGAATCCTGCTGTAAAAATAAAGTATGGAAGGTGCATAGAGCTTGTAGAACTCCTTGCAAAGAAGGGTGTTAACTGTGTGGCTGTAAACAACCTTCCCTTGGGAAAGGGAGTTATATATGCCTTATCCGCTTACGGAATGGGAATGAAGTTGATACCTAAGGATGATTTGGACGAATTTTTAGAGGAGCTTAAGAGGAATCCCCACTGCGAACCACCGTTGGCAGTCTGGAATACATACACCTGCGATATAGGAGGAGAAGTTGAAGGCTCAGGACTTGATAGAGAGGGACAGGGATAG
- a CDS encoding NYN domain-containing protein produces the protein MKAQDLIERDRDRKNLSVAIFVDMQNIYYGAKHSINKKVDFKNLLELALRGRTLYRAIAYLVNLDRVNQDGFIHVLRNIGYEVKLKEPKKFYNWDRVEYKADWDMGIAIDAIAMAENGKVDVVVLMSGDGDFVDLINFLKAKGIKVEVISFKSITAKEIISAANEYIDLEEVSEFIVLEGE, from the coding sequence TTGAAGGCTCAGGACTTGATAGAGAGGGACAGGGATAGAAAAAATCTCTCTGTAGCAATCTTTGTCGATATGCAGAACATTTACTACGGAGCAAAGCACTCCATAAATAAAAAGGTTGACTTTAAGAACCTTTTGGAACTTGCCCTTAGGGGGAGAACCCTCTACAGGGCAATAGCCTACTTGGTTAACCTTGATAGGGTCAATCAGGACGGCTTCATCCACGTTTTGAGAAACATCGGCTACGAGGTCAAACTGAAGGAGCCAAAGAAGTTCTACAACTGGGACAGAGTTGAGTATAAGGCCGACTGGGACATGGGAATTGCAATCGATGCAATTGCAATGGCTGAGAACGGGAAGGTTGACGTTGTTGTTTTAATGAGCGGAGATGGGGACTTTGTCGATTTAATAAACTTTCTCAAGGCAAAGGGGATAAAAGTTGAGGTTATTTCCTTTAAATCAATAACGGCAAAGGAGATAATCTCTGCTGCAAACGAGTACATAGACCTTGAAGAAGTCTCAGAATTTATCGTTTTAGAGGGAGAGTGA
- a CDS encoding MBL fold metallo-hydrolase: MRVKVFPNAPFLVNTILFWDEETKEAAVVDPGSKEVLEDIEDIVDRENLNVVYVINTHEHPDHTAANAWAKLKFPEAKLIMHPEAKRNLNFWVESEIGLMAGAEYSPAPDRTVNEGDVLKLGNSELRILHTPGHSPGSIVLYSPTDRVAFVGDLIFKGSIGRYDLPMSDFSQLKSSIFKVLKELPQDTVLIPGHGEKTTIGEELRENPFIRGLIR; encoded by the coding sequence ATGAGGGTAAAAGTGTTTCCAAACGCTCCATTTTTAGTCAATACCATACTTTTCTGGGATGAGGAAACGAAAGAAGCTGCTGTTGTGGACCCTGGAAGTAAGGAGGTATTAGAGGATATAGAGGATATTGTTGATAGGGAAAATTTGAACGTTGTCTACGTTATAAACACCCATGAACACCCCGACCACACAGCTGCAAACGCATGGGCAAAACTAAAGTTTCCAGAAGCAAAACTGATTATGCATCCGGAGGCAAAGAGAAACTTGAACTTCTGGGTAGAGAGTGAAATAGGACTCATGGCAGGGGCCGAATACTCACCTGCTCCTGATAGAACTGTTAATGAAGGTGACGTTCTTAAGTTGGGAAATTCCGAACTCAGAATTCTCCATACTCCAGGACACTCCCCCGGCAGTATAGTTCTCTACTCACCAACGGACAGAGTTGCCTTTGTAGGTGACCTGATTTTTAAGGGAAGCATAGGAAGGTACGATTTACCTATGAGCGATTTTTCCCAACTTAAATCGTCAATATTTAAAGTTTTAAAGGAGCTCCCTCAAGACACAGTTTTAATTCCAGGACACGGAGAGAAAACAACGATTGGCGAAGAGCTCCGTGAAAATCCCTTCATTAGAGGTCTTATCAGATGA
- a CDS encoding metal-dependent hydrolase yields the protein MTFGSHILAGVVFASFFNLPILPSILGSILPDVDLKKGLPFPNQRTLFNSHRGITHHILIPIVLLFVSITVKDFLNKSLGLNLLSFTVGYFSHLFLDALTPLGIPYSTKYYPRFSFKLFKTGKIGELFVILILIALLIFQVKSGELDYSSFKFTR from the coding sequence ATGACCTTTGGAAGCCACATTCTTGCAGGGGTAGTTTTTGCATCTTTTTTCAACTTACCGATTCTCCCTTCTATCTTAGGTTCTATTCTTCCTGACGTTGATTTAAAAAAGGGGCTTCCTTTTCCCAATCAGAGAACCCTCTTTAACTCACACAGGGGCATAACTCACCATATTTTAATACCAATAGTTCTTCTTTTTGTTTCTATTACTGTAAAGGACTTTCTCAACAAAAGTTTGGGATTGAACCTTCTCTCGTTTACTGTTGGTTACTTTTCCCATCTCTTTTTGGATGCTTTAACTCCGTTAGGTATTCCTTACAGTACAAAGTACTATCCAAGGTTTTCCTTCAAACTGTTTAAAACGGGTAAAATAGGAGAACTCTTTGTTATACTTATACTAATAGCTTTATTAATCTTTCAGGTTAAAAGTGGTGAATTGGACTACAGTTCTTTTAAATTTACAAGATAG
- the fsa gene encoding fructose-6-phosphate aldolase yields the protein MKFFIDTADVNEIKSAMEMGLIDGVTTNPTLISKTGRPFLEVAKEILEIVPGPVSLEVVSLDTQGMVDEARQLAKLGDNVVIKIPMTTEGLKAVKILSSEGIKTNVTLVFSPLQALLAAKAGATYVSPFVGRLDDIGHDGMELISQVVQIYENYGFETEIIVASVRHPQHVLQAALIGADIATIPYKVIKQLAKHPLTDIGIERFLEDWAKVPDRESIFR from the coding sequence ATGAAGTTCTTTATCGATACTGCTGATGTTAATGAGATTAAATCTGCAATGGAAATGGGTTTGATAGACGGAGTTACTACAAATCCAACACTAATCTCAAAGACCGGAAGACCCTTTTTAGAAGTAGCTAAGGAAATCTTAGAAATTGTTCCTGGACCTGTCAGCTTAGAGGTCGTCAGCCTTGATACTCAGGGAATGGTTGATGAGGCAAGACAGTTGGCAAAGTTGGGAGATAACGTAGTTATCAAAATTCCAATGACAACAGAGGGTTTAAAGGCAGTTAAAATACTCTCATCGGAGGGAATAAAGACAAACGTTACACTCGTCTTTTCACCGCTTCAGGCATTACTGGCAGCAAAGGCCGGTGCAACTTACGTCTCCCCTTTCGTTGGAAGGTTAGACGATATAGGGCATGACGGAATGGAACTTATCTCTCAGGTTGTTCAAATCTACGAAAACTACGGTTTTGAAACTGAAATTATCGTTGCAAGTGTAAGGCACCCTCAGCACGTTTTACAGGCTGCACTCATTGGAGCTGATATTGCTACTATCCCTTACAAAGTAATAAAACAACTTGCTAAGCACCCTCTAACAGACATAGGAATCGAAAGATTCTTAGAGGACTGGGCTAAGGTTCCCGATAGGGAATCCATCTTTAGGTAG
- a CDS encoding KH domain-containing protein, with product MSALKEIVECVAKRLVDNPDAVSVNETEGERTVVIELKVDPKDLGKVIGKQGRTAKALRTILSAAAAKQGKKAVLEIIE from the coding sequence ATGTCTGCACTGAAGGAAATCGTTGAGTGTGTTGCTAAGAGGCTTGTGGACAATCCGGATGCAGTTTCAGTAAATGAGACTGAAGGGGAGAGAACTGTAGTAATTGAACTAAAGGTTGACCCTAAAGACCTTGGAAAAGTTATTGGTAAACAGGGAAGAACTGCAAAAGCTTTAAGAACAATACTTTCAGCTGCTGCAGCTAAACAGGGTAAGAAGGCCGTTCTTGAAATAATAGAGTAG
- the rpsP gene encoding 30S ribosomal protein S16, producing MVKIRLKKMGRKKLPVYKIVVAEAMSKRDGRAVDILGTYNPKSKELQIDVEKVKEWLSKGAQPTPRVASLIKRALQ from the coding sequence TTGGTTAAGATAAGGCTTAAAAAGATGGGAAGAAAGAAACTTCCCGTTTACAAGATTGTTGTTGCCGAAGCTATGTCCAAGAGGGATGGAAGGGCAGTTGATATCTTAGGAACTTACAATCCAAAGTCAAAGGAACTTCAAATTGATGTTGAAAAGGTAAAGGAATGGCTTTCAAAGGGTGCTCAGCCAACCCCCAGAGTTGCTTCACTCATCAAGAGAGCTCTTCAATAA
- the ffh gene encoding signal recognition particle protein, which translates to MFDALAERIQSTLEKFGRKGRIDKETLEKGLREIKLALLEADVNYKVVSNFISDIREKALGAEVVKGVNPAQQLVKIVHDELVEALGGEEAKLNLKNKPAVILLIGLQGSGKTTTAAKLANFLKKQGKKVLLTSADVYRPAAMLQLKKLGEKIGVPVFLEENEKDAVKISKDALKKTRDENYDVLIIDTAGRLHIDEELLEEARRIREETNPDEVLFVIDAMTGQEAVNIAKAFNDAVGMTGIILTKMDSDSRGGVALSVKGVTGKPIKFAGTGEKIEDFEQFYPDRVASRILGMGDVVSLVEKAQQVIDEREALSMQEKLLSGEFTLEDFRQQLRMIQKLGPIQQIIRMIPGLGSQKVLKQVQQAIDDKKLKRIEAIINSMTPEERRNHAIINASRKRRIAKGSGTSVKEVDALIKQFVQMKMAMKQMRKMQKKMAKRGRKFPFPFF; encoded by the coding sequence ATGTTTGATGCTTTAGCCGAAAGGATTCAGTCTACACTTGAAAAGTTTGGAAGAAAAGGTCGAATAGATAAGGAGACTTTAGAAAAGGGATTGAGGGAGATAAAACTTGCCCTCCTTGAAGCAGACGTAAACTACAAGGTGGTTTCAAATTTCATTTCTGATATTAGAGAAAAGGCCTTAGGAGCAGAGGTTGTCAAGGGAGTAAATCCTGCACAACAGCTCGTAAAAATTGTTCACGATGAGCTTGTAGAGGCTTTGGGCGGTGAGGAAGCTAAGTTAAACTTAAAAAACAAACCTGCAGTAATTTTACTAATTGGTCTTCAGGGTTCCGGTAAAACAACAACTGCTGCAAAACTTGCAAATTTCCTAAAAAAGCAGGGAAAAAAGGTTCTGTTAACCTCTGCAGACGTCTATAGACCTGCGGCAATGCTCCAGCTTAAAAAGTTGGGGGAAAAGATAGGAGTTCCCGTATTTTTAGAGGAGAATGAAAAGGATGCCGTAAAGATTTCAAAGGATGCTCTAAAGAAGACAAGGGATGAGAACTACGATGTTCTCATAATCGATACAGCTGGAAGGCTACACATTGATGAGGAACTCCTTGAGGAGGCAAGAAGAATAAGGGAGGAGACAAATCCTGATGAAGTTCTATTCGTTATAGACGCAATGACAGGTCAGGAAGCTGTAAACATTGCAAAGGCCTTCAACGATGCCGTTGGAATGACGGGGATTATCCTTACGAAGATGGATTCAGACTCAAGGGGAGGAGTGGCGCTATCTGTTAAGGGGGTAACTGGAAAGCCTATAAAGTTTGCAGGTACAGGTGAAAAGATAGAGGACTTTGAACAGTTCTATCCCGATAGGGTTGCATCGAGAATTCTTGGGATGGGAGATGTTGTCAGCCTTGTTGAAAAGGCTCAACAGGTTATAGATGAGAGGGAAGCCCTTTCTATGCAGGAAAAACTCCTGTCCGGAGAGTTTACTTTAGAGGACTTCAGGCAGCAGCTTAGAATGATTCAGAAGCTCGGTCCCATTCAGCAGATTATAAGAATGATACCAGGGCTTGGAAGCCAGAAAGTTTTGAAACAGGTTCAACAGGCAATAGATGACAAGAAGCTAAAGAGAATAGAGGCAATAATAAACTCAATGACTCCAGAGGAGAGGAGAAACCACGCAATAATAAATGCAAGTAGAAAGAGGAGAATTGCTAAGGGAAGCGGAACGAGTGTAAAGGAGGTTGATGCCCTAATAAAGCAGTTTGTCCAGATGAAAATGGCCATGAAACAGATGAGGAAGATGCAAAAAAAGATGGCCAAAAGGGGGAGAAAGTTTCCATTTCCCTTTTTCTAA